One Elephas maximus indicus isolate mEleMax1 chromosome X, mEleMax1 primary haplotype, whole genome shotgun sequence DNA segment encodes these proteins:
- the LOC126069096 gene encoding melanoma-associated antigen B1-like, with product MPRGQKSKLRAREKRRQARGDAHSVQGAQATAAEEESPSSSSPPFGESPPSSPAAGVSQGPQSIPPTTTAAAGASGTGAAGGAEGQDEGGPGSSEAPAPTERPQKDPLSRQAGMLMQFLLHKYRMKESLTKTEMMKSIGKKYKQHFPEILRRAAERVELVFGLDLKEVDPSSQTYALVSKLHITNENAMNDGGEFPKNGLLMPLLGVIFMKGNRATEEEIWEFLNILGVYDGRRHLIYGEPRKLITKDLVQEKYLEYRQVPNSDPPRYEFLWGPRAHAETSKMKVLEFVAKVNDTVPSAFPLQYEEALRDEERRARARAAARAARASAHSRATSSTSSHP from the coding sequence ATGCCTCGCGGTCAGAAGAGTAAGCTCCGTGCCCGTGAGAAACGTCGCCAGGCCCGAGGTGACGCCCACAGTGTCCAGGGTGCTCAGGCCACTGCAGCAGAGGAAGAgtccccctcctcttcctctcctccttttggGGAGTCTCCCCCGAGCTCCCCTGCTGCTGGCGTTTCCCAGGGGCCTCAGAGCATCCCGCCCACCACCACTGCTGCTGCAGGTGCTTCGGGCACAGGAGCTGCTGGAGGGGCCGAGGGCCAAGATGAGGGAGGTCCAGGTTCCTCTGAGGCCCCAGCCCCCACTGAGAGGCCTCAGAAAGATCCCTTATCAAGGCAGGCGGGTATGTTGATGCAGTTCCTGCTGCACAAGTATAGAATGAAAGAATCCCTTACGAAGACAGAGATGATGAAAAGTATCGGCAAAAAGTACAAGCAGCACTTCCCTGAGATCCTGAGGAGAGCAGCTGAACGGGTGGAGCTGGTCTTTGGCCTTGACCTGAAGGAAGTGGATCCCAGCAGTCAAACCTATGCCCTTGTCAGCAAACTACACATCACCAACGAAAACGCTATGAATGATGGTGGCGAGTTTCCGAAGAATGGGCTTCTGATGCCTCTTCTGGGCGTGATCTTCATGAAGGGCAACCGGGCCACTGAGGAGGAGATCTGGGAATTCCTGAATATTTTGGGGGTCTATGATGGGAGGAGGCACTTAATCTATGGGGAGCCCAGGAAGCTCATCACCAAAGATTTGGTGCAGGAAAAGTACCTGGAGTACCGGCAGGTACCCAACAGTGATCCTCCACGCTACGAATTCCTGTGGGGTCCCAGAGCCCATGCTGAAACCAGCAAGATGAAGGTGCTGGAATTTGTGGCCAAGGTCAATGATACAGTCCCCAGTGCCTTCCCTTTGCAGTATGAAGAGGCTTTGAGAGATGAGGAAAGGAGAGCCCGAGCCCGAGCTGCAGCCAGGGCTGCAAGGGCCAGTGCACATTCCAGAGCCACATCCAGCACCTCTTCCCACCCCTAG